One Paraburkholderia sp. PREW-6R genomic region harbors:
- a CDS encoding MFS transporter has protein sequence MASADLAATAHEPTRQTRWKTVILASLGGSLEIYDFIIYGVFAREIARQFFPAADPIASLISTFGVFAIGYVSRPLGGIVLSSLGDRFGRRLVFLVSVLAMSASTIGIGLIPGYASIGVMAPVLLVLLRLTQGFFLAGELPCSITYVVEEIPQRASLVSGLVIFCLNSGVLTATLISLVLHAGLSAEAVLSFGWRIAFVFGGVIGLVSYWLRTSLEESTEFQRLRSHKVKRPFRIVLTDYPKQVTVGVGVAGIVNASNSLLFVVLPSYMTTVLHISPSLASAGQNVGIATMSASLLFFAWVGDRLAPRHWHRIGSLFMVLGSYPFYRLIAAHEIDPVFAFVVIGFVGGLVNGSYAYLLADLFPTNVRFSGIALSLNLATVIFTGITPLVVTQLLHKTGSAAAPGLFLTGVAVIALAAGLGMKRYGGQIGRSAERR, from the coding sequence ATGGCCTCAGCAGACCTGGCAGCGACGGCGCATGAGCCGACGCGGCAAACTCGATGGAAGACGGTCATCCTCGCGAGCCTCGGTGGCTCACTGGAGATCTACGACTTCATTATCTACGGCGTATTTGCCCGTGAAATCGCGCGCCAGTTCTTTCCGGCCGCGGACCCGATCGCGTCGTTGATCAGCACCTTCGGTGTATTCGCGATTGGCTACGTGTCGCGGCCGCTGGGCGGCATCGTGCTCAGCAGTCTCGGCGACCGCTTCGGGCGGCGGCTGGTGTTTCTGGTTTCCGTGCTGGCGATGTCGGCGTCGACGATCGGCATCGGACTGATTCCCGGGTACGCGTCGATCGGCGTGATGGCGCCCGTACTCCTCGTGCTGCTGCGCCTGACGCAAGGGTTTTTCCTCGCGGGCGAATTGCCTTGTTCGATCACCTATGTGGTCGAGGAAATCCCGCAACGCGCGAGTCTCGTAAGCGGGCTCGTGATCTTCTGTCTGAACTCAGGTGTGCTAACCGCCACGCTGATCAGCCTCGTGCTTCACGCAGGCTTGAGCGCAGAGGCCGTGTTGTCTTTCGGCTGGCGGATTGCCTTTGTTTTCGGCGGGGTGATCGGGCTCGTCTCATACTGGTTGCGCACGTCGCTCGAGGAGTCGACGGAATTTCAGCGCCTGCGCAGCCATAAGGTCAAGCGTCCGTTCCGGATCGTGCTGACGGACTATCCGAAGCAGGTGACGGTGGGCGTCGGCGTGGCGGGTATCGTGAATGCGTCGAACAGTCTGCTGTTCGTGGTGTTGCCGTCGTACATGACCACGGTGCTGCATATCTCGCCAAGTCTGGCGAGCGCCGGCCAGAATGTGGGCATTGCAACGATGTCGGCGTCGCTGCTGTTCTTTGCCTGGGTCGGCGATCGCCTCGCGCCGCGTCATTGGCATCGCATCGGCTCGCTCTTCATGGTGCTCGGCAGTTATCCGTTTTACCGGCTGATCGCCGCTCACGAAATCGATCCGGTCTTCGCGTTCGTCGTAATTGGCTTTGTCGGTGGGCTGGTCAATGGGTCGTATGCGTATCTACTGGCAGATCTTTTTCCGACCAACGTGCGCTTTAGCGGTATCGCGTTGTCTCTGAATCTCGCTACCGTCATCTTCACGGGCATCACGCCGCTCGTCGTGACCCAGTTGTTGCACAAGACGGGTTCAGCGGCCGCACCGGGACTCTTTCTGACTGGCGTTGCCGTGATTGCGTTGGCGGCCGGATTGGGCATGAAACGCTATGGCGGACAGATCGGCCGTAGCGCGGAAAGGCGTTGA
- a CDS encoding DUF3761 domain-containing protein, with protein MKHLLFAALIGIVVTPAFAYRSEPDESQLREHHQYTNRSGQHVHSPAHSRTGGVPTGATAHCGDGTYSFSQHHSGTCSHHGGVAEWE; from the coding sequence ATGAAGCATCTTCTATTTGCCGCACTGATCGGCATTGTCGTTACGCCTGCTTTTGCCTACAGGTCGGAGCCGGACGAGTCGCAACTACGCGAACACCACCAGTACACCAACAGGTCTGGTCAGCACGTGCACTCACCGGCTCACTCGCGCACCGGCGGTGTGCCCACTGGCGCGACGGCTCACTGCGGCGACGGTACGTACAGTTTCAGCCAGCATCACTCCGGCACATGCTCTCATCACGGTGGGGTAGCGGAGTGGGAGTAA
- a CDS encoding FAD-binding oxidoreductase: MIDKRPKVIARCTDAADVMAAVNYARENRLLLAIRGGGHSGPGLGSCDDGLVVDQSHLRSVRVDPASRTVRVDPGCTAADLDHATHAFGLAVPLGIVGSTGVAGLTLGGGTGYLTRKHGLTIDNLLEVDMVLADGSFVTANKDEHDDLFWAVRGGGGNFGVVTSFLFQAHRAKSVFAGPIFWDARDAKKVMATYRDFIPHAPEELGLFVGLKTVPPTDPFPQEHWNTRACALIGAYNGAIADGQQLMASLLDKLPAPLFNWMGEMPWTAINSLFDPFFPKGLQWYWKGDFVKALPDEAIDVHIAHALKAPTPFCLMHLYPIDGAVRRVPKDATPWSARDASFSMVIAAISPDPKDADALKTWGRAYWQAIHPFNLEGGYINFLDADEAESRVELSYGENYARLASIKAKYDPDNLFRVNQNIRPKA, encoded by the coding sequence ATGATCGATAAGCGGCCCAAGGTGATTGCGCGCTGCACCGACGCCGCCGATGTCATGGCGGCAGTCAACTATGCGCGCGAGAACAGACTGCTTCTCGCGATCCGCGGAGGCGGACACAGCGGGCCCGGTCTGGGCAGTTGCGACGATGGGCTCGTCGTCGACCAGTCGCACCTGCGCAGCGTGCGCGTCGACCCGGCGAGCCGCACTGTACGTGTCGATCCAGGCTGCACGGCAGCGGACCTCGATCATGCGACCCACGCGTTTGGACTCGCGGTCCCGCTCGGCATCGTCGGCAGCACAGGAGTCGCAGGTCTGACCCTGGGCGGAGGAACCGGCTACCTCACGCGCAAGCATGGCCTCACGATCGACAATCTGCTGGAGGTGGACATGGTGCTTGCAGACGGCTCTTTCGTCACCGCTAACAAGGACGAGCACGACGACCTCTTCTGGGCGGTGCGAGGTGGCGGCGGTAACTTCGGGGTCGTCACCAGTTTCCTGTTTCAGGCCCATCGCGCCAAATCGGTGTTCGCGGGTCCAATCTTCTGGGACGCCAGGGACGCGAAAAAAGTGATGGCGACTTACCGAGACTTCATTCCACACGCCCCCGAAGAGCTCGGTCTTTTTGTCGGTCTCAAAACCGTGCCGCCGACCGACCCTTTCCCGCAGGAGCACTGGAACACACGCGCCTGTGCTCTGATCGGCGCATACAACGGCGCGATTGCAGACGGCCAGCAGCTGATGGCCTCGCTGCTGGACAAACTGCCCGCCCCGCTCTTTAACTGGATGGGCGAGATGCCATGGACGGCCATCAACAGCCTGTTCGATCCGTTTTTCCCTAAAGGTCTGCAGTGGTACTGGAAGGGTGACTTCGTCAAGGCGCTGCCTGACGAGGCGATCGACGTGCACATCGCTCACGCGCTCAAGGCGCCGACGCCCTTTTGCCTGATGCACCTTTACCCCATCGACGGCGCAGTTCGGCGGGTGCCCAAAGATGCCACGCCGTGGAGCGCGCGGGACGCGTCCTTTTCGATGGTCATTGCCGCGATCAGCCCGGACCCCAAGGACGCCGACGCGCTTAAGACCTGGGGCCGCGCATACTGGCAGGCGATCCACCCGTTCAATCTGGAAGGCGGCTACATCAACTTCCTGGACGCAGACGAGGCAGAGAGCCGGGTCGAGCTGAGCTACGGGGAAAACTATGCCCGCCTTGCCTCGATCAAGGCGAAATACGATCCCGACAACCTTTTCCGGGTCAACCAGAACATCAGACCGAAAGCGTGA
- a CDS encoding MFS transporter yields MTESANPGVRPTYAERNHAYWKRNLAVCVFGSFTTLVSLSMLLPFLPLYVEQLGMKSAAAIVQWSGIAFGATFFGTAITAPLWGRLADRYGRKPMLVRAALGMAVVMSLIGIAHTVNQLVVLRLLAGLIGGYASASIVMIGTQAPRERAGWALGVLSTGALSGNLIGPLVGGFLPGLVGIRGTFFVGGAMIAIAAVATIMLVREDFDSAQDARRQRTAAASPREQASRYVIPALLVTAMMVLLANMSIEPIITVYIGRLGVPRDHLAQFAGIVMAASAFGSMLTAPRLGALADRVGGWNVIIGCLLATALVLLPQAFVTRWWQLALLRGLMGMTIAGLLPSIAKLVRHSADEHHSGTVLGYLQSAQFSGQVIGPLIGGQIGAHVGLSPVFFVTGSLLALCALLNHMVRTDRRGKGVRPHERMARSGALPRETRNTAIDVQHCKDE; encoded by the coding sequence ATGACTGAATCAGCAAACCCAGGCGTACGGCCGACGTACGCAGAAAGAAATCATGCTTACTGGAAACGCAACCTGGCCGTGTGCGTCTTCGGGTCATTCACGACACTCGTGAGCCTAAGCATGCTGCTGCCGTTCCTGCCGCTCTATGTCGAGCAACTTGGCATGAAATCGGCGGCCGCGATCGTCCAATGGTCGGGAATCGCGTTTGGTGCAACTTTCTTTGGTACGGCAATCACCGCGCCGCTTTGGGGCCGTCTGGCCGACCGCTATGGACGCAAGCCCATGCTCGTGCGTGCGGCGCTCGGCATGGCGGTCGTCATGTCACTGATCGGCATTGCCCATACCGTCAATCAACTGGTCGTGCTCCGTCTGCTGGCGGGCTTGATTGGCGGCTATGCGTCCGCTTCAATCGTGATGATCGGCACGCAGGCGCCGCGCGAGCGGGCCGGATGGGCGCTCGGCGTGTTATCAACCGGTGCGCTGTCCGGCAATCTGATCGGGCCGCTGGTTGGCGGTTTTCTGCCCGGACTCGTCGGCATTCGCGGCACCTTCTTTGTCGGCGGCGCGATGATTGCAATCGCCGCCGTCGCGACGATCATGTTGGTCCGAGAAGATTTCGACAGCGCGCAAGATGCCAGGCGCCAGCGCACCGCTGCGGCATCACCGCGTGAGCAGGCGAGCCGCTACGTGATCCCCGCGCTGCTCGTCACGGCTATGATGGTTTTGCTCGCCAATATGTCGATTGAACCGATTATCACCGTTTACATCGGCCGTTTAGGAGTACCGCGCGATCATCTCGCCCAGTTCGCGGGTATCGTGATGGCCGCGTCCGCTTTCGGCAGCATGCTTACGGCACCCCGTTTGGGCGCACTCGCCGATCGCGTCGGTGGCTGGAACGTGATCATCGGCTGCCTTCTGGCGACCGCACTCGTCCTGCTCCCGCAAGCTTTCGTGACACGCTGGTGGCAACTGGCCCTGCTGCGCGGGCTAATGGGAATGACAATCGCCGGCCTGCTGCCATCGATCGCAAAACTGGTGCGACATTCCGCCGACGAGCATCATTCCGGCACGGTGCTTGGCTACCTCCAGTCAGCGCAGTTTTCCGGACAGGTTATCGGCCCGTTGATCGGTGGCCAGATCGGCGCCCATGTTGGACTTTCGCCCGTTTTCTTCGTCACCGGGTCCTTACTCGCATTGTGCGCACTCCTGAATCATATGGTGCGCACCGATCGTCGCGGCAAAGGAGTTCGGCCGCACGAACGCATGGCTCGGTCCGGCGCTTTGCCGCGAGAGACTCGAAACACGGCCATCGACGTCCAACATTGCAAGGACGAGTAA
- a CDS encoding xanthine dehydrogenase family protein molybdopterin-binding subunit gives MIAPPVRVDAFAKVTGSAQFAADFVFPGLAYASVVTSHIARGRIVRFELTCARAVDGVLGVFTHADLGNAIAHVPHLMAGGYANSSALPLGSAEIHYAGQIVALVVAQTQQAADEAAARIEIDYEVDEAALDLDDPRALTEPLAAAHEGYKDVCTGDAPAAYASAAVRIDATYRTPIQHHNPIELFSTTCVWDGPHLTVYDTSRYLGAVKHGLARQLDMDARDVRVVCPFIGGHFGSKLALAQYTAPIAWAARRLGRPVRFVATRAQCFSLANHRAMSRHRIRLGATREGRITSLLHDAEASTSRFDSFAMEGTDVTASLYGIANVQASERLVRIDSNTPGPMRAPPEVPYLFALESAIDELATKLAMDPIELRRLNDTSVDYLTGRPFVPRSLMPCFDAGAIAFDWARRRAAPTRVGDWLVGLGCASAARPAKVGPAVVRVVLSANGRVRVDTSHHEIGNGLYTILAMTAAAALAVPIERIDVRLGDTALPPAGISGGSSTTGSLVPALDRACAMLLRKMGEIGGAGIHIEDSGGVGQWMARAGIDELAATAESGAPEALDRLRHGKLALSTIDDSPRWVFGAQFAEVQVHAVTREIRVLRLLGAFAGGRIVNRTTALNQLRGGMTWGLGSALLEETVTDRASGRYLNDNLEEYLLPVAADVPQVDALFVAMPEDDALPLMGLGEIGVIGVNAAIANAIRHATEMRVRQTPIRVDALWEENENDAAPSSTSSPGSPVRDSGFIGFL, from the coding sequence ATGATCGCACCACCCGTTCGGGTCGACGCATTTGCCAAAGTCACCGGCTCCGCGCAGTTTGCCGCGGACTTCGTGTTCCCAGGCCTCGCGTACGCATCGGTGGTAACGAGCCACATCGCCCGCGGACGCATCGTGCGCTTCGAACTGACATGCGCTCGTGCCGTCGATGGCGTACTCGGCGTCTTTACGCATGCTGACCTTGGAAACGCGATCGCCCACGTGCCGCACCTGATGGCGGGCGGTTACGCGAACAGTTCGGCGCTGCCGCTCGGATCGGCTGAAATCCATTACGCCGGTCAAATCGTCGCGCTGGTCGTCGCGCAAACCCAGCAGGCCGCAGACGAAGCCGCTGCACGGATCGAAATCGACTACGAGGTCGACGAGGCCGCACTGGATCTCGACGATCCTCGCGCGTTGACCGAACCGCTCGCCGCCGCGCACGAAGGCTACAAGGACGTCTGCACAGGTGATGCGCCCGCGGCCTACGCCAGCGCGGCCGTGCGGATCGACGCGACGTACCGTACGCCGATCCAGCATCACAATCCGATAGAGCTTTTTTCGACGACCTGCGTCTGGGACGGCCCGCATCTGACCGTCTACGATACGAGCCGCTATCTCGGCGCCGTCAAACACGGCCTCGCCCGGCAGCTCGACATGGACGCTCGTGATGTGCGAGTCGTTTGCCCGTTCATCGGCGGCCATTTCGGGTCCAAGCTGGCGCTCGCGCAATACACTGCGCCAATCGCCTGGGCTGCACGGCGGCTGGGGCGCCCGGTACGTTTCGTGGCCACGCGCGCGCAGTGTTTTTCGCTTGCCAATCATCGTGCAATGAGCCGGCACCGGATTCGCCTCGGGGCGACGCGCGAAGGCCGGATCACGTCGCTTTTACACGATGCCGAAGCGTCGACCTCCCGCTTCGACAGCTTTGCGATGGAAGGCACCGACGTCACTGCAAGCCTCTACGGCATTGCGAATGTGCAGGCATCGGAGCGCCTCGTTCGCATCGATTCGAACACTCCGGGTCCGATGCGCGCGCCGCCCGAGGTGCCTTACCTGTTCGCGCTTGAGAGTGCGATAGATGAACTTGCGACCAAACTCGCCATGGACCCGATCGAGTTGCGGCGGCTGAACGACACGAGCGTGGATTACCTCACGGGCAGGCCATTCGTACCACGCAGTCTGATGCCGTGCTTCGACGCGGGGGCGATTGCGTTCGACTGGGCACGCCGGCGCGCGGCCCCTACGAGGGTCGGTGATTGGCTCGTCGGACTCGGCTGCGCAAGCGCTGCGCGACCCGCCAAGGTGGGCCCTGCCGTGGTGCGAGTCGTGCTGTCGGCAAACGGCCGGGTGCGTGTCGACACATCGCATCACGAAATCGGCAACGGCCTTTATACGATCCTGGCCATGACAGCAGCTGCCGCGCTGGCGGTTCCAATCGAACGGATCGACGTTCGGCTCGGCGACACCGCATTGCCGCCGGCTGGCATCTCGGGCGGCTCGTCGACGACAGGCAGTCTCGTGCCAGCGCTGGATCGCGCTTGCGCCATGCTGCTACGGAAGATGGGCGAGATCGGCGGCGCGGGCATACACATCGAAGACAGCGGCGGGGTCGGACAATGGATGGCACGCGCCGGAATCGATGAACTGGCGGCAACGGCCGAGTCCGGCGCACCCGAGGCACTCGACAGGCTGCGCCACGGCAAGCTCGCGCTGTCGACAATCGACGACTCGCCGCGCTGGGTCTTTGGCGCACAGTTCGCCGAAGTACAGGTTCACGCCGTCACGCGGGAGATCCGCGTCTTACGACTGCTTGGCGCGTTTGCGGGGGGCAGGATCGTCAACCGCACAACGGCGCTCAACCAGTTGCGCGGCGGCATGACGTGGGGTCTGGGCTCCGCGTTGCTGGAAGAGACGGTGACTGATCGCGCTTCCGGCCGCTATCTGAACGACAACCTGGAGGAATATCTGCTCCCTGTCGCTGCGGACGTACCGCAAGTTGACGCACTATTCGTCGCCATGCCGGAGGATGACGCTCTGCCGCTCATGGGTCTCGGCGAAATCGGCGTGATTGGCGTCAATGCGGCGATTGCCAATGCCATCCGGCATGCAACGGAAATGCGAGTACGGCAGACACCGATCCGCGTGGATGCGCTGTGGGAAGAGAACGAGAACGACGCAGCGCCGTCGTCGACATCTTCGCCAGGCTCGCCGGTGAGGGACTCGGGATTTATTGGGTTCTTGTAG
- a CDS encoding LysR family transcriptional regulator — MDLKQIQYFIALFEDGSVTRAAKRLNIVQPALSMQIAKLEDELHQQLFERGAHGMAPTAAGRLMYRLFLPIMRDLAHARQQLVQRDEVVTGHVGIGLIASVTESVLADSLSRYHARYPEVEVTVADGYSATFIDWVAGGQLEAAIINKPRARLSLDARPLLDEEMVLTTSAVHGPDLPHAIEFGQLSELELVLPTKRHGLRGVLDSAAQHEDLLLAPRFEIDVLSTILKLVEHTRFATILPRIVVERAARHGTLRARPILAPRIVRHILCVSHPRRPLSAAAEALIEIIGDELHRASTITGDEPPHDTKDR; from the coding sequence ATGGATCTCAAGCAAATTCAGTATTTCATCGCGTTGTTCGAGGACGGATCGGTCACACGCGCCGCCAAGCGGCTCAACATCGTGCAGCCGGCGCTCAGCATGCAGATTGCGAAACTCGAAGACGAACTGCATCAGCAGCTGTTCGAGCGCGGCGCGCACGGCATGGCGCCGACCGCCGCCGGCCGTCTGATGTACCGGCTGTTTCTGCCGATCATGCGTGACCTTGCGCATGCGCGGCAGCAACTCGTGCAACGCGACGAAGTGGTGACCGGGCATGTGGGCATCGGGCTTATCGCATCGGTGACGGAAAGCGTGCTCGCGGACTCGCTGTCGCGCTATCATGCGCGCTACCCCGAGGTTGAAGTGACCGTCGCCGACGGCTATAGCGCAACCTTCATCGACTGGGTTGCGGGCGGGCAGCTCGAGGCCGCCATCATCAACAAGCCGCGCGCCCGTCTGTCGCTCGATGCGCGCCCGTTGCTCGATGAGGAGATGGTGCTGACCACCAGCGCCGTGCATGGGCCCGATCTGCCGCACGCGATTGAATTCGGGCAACTGTCCGAACTCGAACTCGTTTTGCCGACCAAGCGTCATGGTCTGCGCGGCGTGCTCGACAGCGCCGCCCAGCACGAGGATTTACTACTCGCGCCGCGTTTCGAGATCGACGTGTTGTCTACTATTCTCAAGCTCGTCGAGCACACGCGCTTTGCGACGATCCTGCCGCGCATCGTCGTCGAGCGGGCGGCGCGGCACGGCACGTTGCGCGCGCGTCCTATCCTGGCGCCGCGCATCGTGCGACATATTCTCTGCGTCAGTCATCCCCGCCGCCCATTGAGCGCGGCGGCCGAAGCGCTGATCGAGATCATCGGCGACGAGCTGCACCGGGCGTCGACCATCACGGGTGACGAGCCGCCACACGACACGAAAGATCGCTGA
- a CDS encoding UbiD family decarboxylase, with amino-acid sequence MHSLKHDSDHASTGVRSLRDWLAHLARTGRVATIDQPVALEHELAAIAKRLDGSKASFFTQPGGHAMPVVSGFLSKRAWIAEAMGVEESSLLARFSAAAAAPLASKLVERDSAPCQQVVRTSGIDLHALLPIPTHSEHDNGPYITAGLVIARNPRTGVQNVSINRIQVHGPDRMAILLLPRHLYAFQREAEAAGDALDLAIVIGVDPLTMLASQAITAIDRDELEIAGALHGAPLPVVRCVTNGVHVPAFAEIVIEGRILPNVREPEGPFGEFPKYYSAREAREVIEVTALTHRRDPIFHTIVPAEMEHLLLGAIPREATLLAHLQRSHPAVKDVHLSVGGVCRYHLWVQFDKQREGEAKNVILCAFGAHYDIKQVVVVDTDVNVHDPAEIEWAIATRFQADRDLVVIAGAQGSPLDPSTTVGQPDDAPAYLQGQSAKMGLDATRPVVYPAHVFTRVRIPGQDVVDLDALVAADNSAFDAYLTRNHD; translated from the coding sequence ATGCATTCGTTGAAACACGATTCGGATCACGCCAGCACCGGCGTGCGGTCACTGCGCGACTGGCTCGCGCATCTGGCCCGAACTGGCCGGGTCGCGACGATCGACCAACCTGTTGCGCTCGAACACGAACTGGCCGCCATCGCGAAGCGGCTCGACGGCAGCAAGGCGAGCTTCTTCACGCAACCGGGCGGCCATGCGATGCCGGTTGTCAGCGGCTTTCTCTCGAAGCGCGCGTGGATCGCAGAAGCGATGGGCGTCGAAGAGTCTTCTTTGCTTGCACGTTTTTCGGCCGCCGCAGCGGCACCGCTTGCATCGAAACTCGTCGAACGCGATAGCGCGCCGTGTCAGCAAGTGGTGCGAACCAGCGGCATCGACCTTCACGCATTGCTGCCCATTCCCACGCATAGCGAGCACGACAACGGTCCGTACATCACCGCGGGTCTCGTGATTGCACGCAATCCGCGCACGGGCGTGCAGAACGTCTCGATCAACCGCATCCAGGTGCACGGCCCGGACCGCATGGCGATTCTGCTGCTGCCGCGCCATCTGTATGCTTTCCAGCGCGAAGCGGAAGCCGCCGGCGACGCGCTCGACCTGGCTATCGTAATCGGCGTCGATCCGTTGACGATGCTCGCGTCGCAGGCAATCACGGCGATCGATCGCGATGAACTGGAAATTGCCGGCGCGTTGCACGGCGCGCCGTTGCCGGTCGTGCGGTGTGTGACGAACGGCGTGCACGTGCCCGCGTTCGCGGAGATCGTGATCGAAGGACGCATCCTGCCGAACGTGCGCGAGCCGGAAGGTCCGTTCGGCGAGTTCCCTAAGTACTACAGCGCACGGGAAGCGCGCGAAGTCATCGAAGTGACCGCGCTCACGCATCGGCGTGACCCGATTTTCCATACGATCGTGCCCGCCGAGATGGAGCATTTGCTGCTCGGTGCAATCCCTCGCGAAGCGACCCTGCTTGCCCATTTGCAGCGCAGTCATCCGGCCGTGAAGGACGTGCACCTGTCGGTGGGCGGCGTGTGCCGGTATCACTTGTGGGTGCAGTTCGACAAGCAGCGTGAAGGCGAAGCGAAAAACGTCATCCTGTGCGCGTTCGGCGCGCATTACGACATCAAGCAGGTGGTCGTCGTGGATACCGACGTCAATGTGCACGATCCCGCCGAAATCGAGTGGGCGATCGCGACGCGCTTCCAGGCCGACCGCGATCTCGTCGTGATCGCGGGCGCCCAGGGCTCGCCGCTCGATCCGTCGACCACCGTCGGTCAGCCCGACGACGCGCCCGCGTACCTGCAAGGCCAGAGCGCGAAGATGGGCCTCGACGCGACGCGTCCGGTCGTCTATCCGGCACACGTGTTCACGCGGGTCCGGATTCCCGGTCAGGACGTGGTCGATCTCGACGCGCTCGTCGCCGCGGATAACAGCGCATTCGACGCCTACCTGACACGCAATCATGACTGA
- a CDS encoding UbiX family flavin prenyltransferase produces the protein MTDSKKRIVVGMSGASGAVIGVRLLAALRRLGTYETHLVVSPSGALTAAQELGLARGDMDALADVVHNVRDIGATLASGSFLTEGMVIAPCSMKTLASVANGFADNLLTRAADVMLKERRRLVLVARETPLNLAHLRNMTLATEMGAIVMPPVPAFYARPQSIDDVVDHTVGRILDLFGIEHGEIAHRWSGLADAFERRDETGGTTQ, from the coding sequence ATGACTGATAGCAAAAAGCGCATTGTCGTCGGCATGTCGGGCGCGAGCGGCGCGGTGATCGGCGTGCGTCTGCTCGCCGCGCTGCGGCGGCTGGGCACGTACGAGACGCACCTGGTGGTGTCGCCGTCGGGCGCGCTGACGGCGGCGCAGGAACTCGGCCTTGCACGCGGCGACATGGACGCGCTGGCCGACGTCGTACACAACGTGCGCGACATCGGCGCGACGCTGGCAAGCGGTTCATTCCTGACCGAGGGCATGGTCATCGCGCCGTGCTCGATGAAAACGCTCGCGAGCGTCGCAAACGGTTTCGCGGACAACCTGCTGACGCGCGCCGCCGACGTCATGCTCAAGGAGCGCCGCCGCCTCGTGCTGGTCGCACGGGAGACGCCGCTCAATCTCGCCCATCTGCGCAACATGACCCTCGCCACCGAAATGGGCGCGATCGTGATGCCGCCGGTGCCGGCTTTTTATGCGCGCCCGCAGAGCATCGACGACGTGGTCGATCACACGGTCGGGCGCATTCTCGATCTGTTCGGAATCGAGCACGGCGAGATTGCACACCGCTGGAGCGGACTGGCCGATGCCTTTGAGCGCCGCGACGAAACGGGAGGAACGACGCAATGA